The following proteins are co-located in the Bacillota bacterium genome:
- a CDS encoding DUF421 domain-containing protein, translated as MIGAIDFDLNWIWKAMAIVIVGSLLLRFAGRKSISQLTVAQTVIMIAVGALLIQPVSGASIGVAFFLGLVIVLTLIMIEYAELQFNFLEQIFTGKAVVIIENGAIREDNLKALRLTVDKLEVRLRQLGISKVEDVHWATLEPNGQLGYQLKPHAMPARREDIQKLMKMLEAKLPEPPADELDMKPDENNIFDEILFGRGDAKPPKKLR; from the coding sequence ATGATTGGAGCAATTGATTTTGATCTCAACTGGATCTGGAAAGCAATGGCGATTGTAATCGTTGGTTCGCTATTGCTACGATTTGCTGGTCGTAAATCAATATCTCAGCTTACTGTTGCCCAAACTGTGATAATGATTGCCGTAGGGGCGCTGCTCATTCAGCCTGTCAGCGGCGCCAGTATTGGTGTGGCATTTTTTCTGGGGCTTGTAATTGTCCTCACCCTGATCATGATCGAATATGCTGAACTACAATTTAATTTCCTGGAGCAAATTTTTACCGGCAAGGCAGTGGTAATCATCGAAAACGGCGCCATTCGGGAAGACAACCTTAAAGCACTGCGGCTGACTGTGGATAAATTGGAGGTGCGCTTGCGCCAGCTGGGAATAAGCAAGGTTGAAGATGTACACTGGGCGACCCTGGAACCCAATGGGCAGCTTGGTTATCAGTTAAAACCACATGCGATGCCGGCCCGGCGTGAAGACATCCAGAAATTGATGAAAATGCTGGAGGCAAAGTTACCAGAGCCGCCAGCAGATGAACTTGACATGAAGCCGGATGAGAATAACATTTTTGATGAAATTCTCTTTGGCCGGGGCGACGCCAAGCCGCCCAAGAAACTGAGGTAA
- a CDS encoding helix-turn-helix transcriptional regulator, with amino-acid sequence MKNHHLNVQLSLACFFGWLLAVPFSGPILENLLQTTGTDGAAITLTFIGAHGLAYVFAGFGLWNLAPWKNIMRAAGTACLLIHLLILTAGPVVPWLSFSLLGIASAVFILAWSVPYTNLITDTQRIKYMATIIIGANLILFFLSILSRHLHPNVMMVVAALPLALALYLAGIITPVTNPRKPAKGSEEFPTLLVAALALLVLIIYINGGLLYNLLYPSVITASPTFEYVILLPYTGMLVIMACLGGKMKKVLPVYLGAALLGLAFVFFALLNISFVSNLIIVVLTESAFALLDLFVWTVPATIALIYGRTYRVFGLVLAANVASIFLGYILGDHLLLSEQYRFTSGLVASGTLFLTFLLLPWLSEYLDQKFITDHKPLSISLADKLTCSEPLTPREEEILLLLLQGHSNKKTAALLFISENTLKTHLRHIYAKLGISHKRELFSLVAEKRNAK; translated from the coding sequence ATGAAGAACCATCATTTAAATGTTCAATTGTCACTGGCCTGCTTTTTCGGCTGGCTTTTGGCTGTCCCCTTCAGCGGTCCCATTCTGGAAAACCTACTCCAAACGACTGGAACTGATGGCGCAGCGATAACCTTGACGTTTATCGGGGCCCATGGCCTGGCTTATGTTTTCGCCGGCTTCGGGCTATGGAATCTGGCGCCATGGAAGAATATCATGCGTGCCGCGGGAACTGCTTGTCTGCTGATTCATCTTCTAATTCTGACAGCTGGTCCCGTTGTGCCTTGGCTGAGCTTTAGTTTGCTGGGAATTGCCTCGGCCGTATTTATCCTGGCATGGAGCGTTCCCTATACAAACTTGATTACCGACACTCAGCGCATAAAATATATGGCCACGATTATTATCGGCGCCAATCTGATTCTGTTCTTTCTCAGTATATTGTCTAGACATTTACATCCAAATGTCATGATGGTTGTCGCTGCGCTGCCTCTCGCGCTGGCTCTGTATCTTGCTGGTATAATTACCCCTGTTACCAACCCCAGGAAACCTGCAAAAGGTTCAGAAGAGTTCCCGACGCTACTGGTCGCGGCTCTAGCCCTGCTGGTGCTGATAATCTACATAAACGGCGGGCTGCTCTACAATCTGCTCTACCCTTCTGTCATTACGGCTTCTCCGACATTCGAATATGTTATTCTTTTGCCATATACGGGTATGCTGGTAATCATGGCCTGTTTGGGCGGGAAGATGAAAAAAGTACTGCCTGTTTATTTGGGAGCAGCGCTGCTGGGCCTGGCCTTTGTGTTCTTTGCCCTGCTCAATATCTCTTTTGTCAGCAATCTCATAATAGTCGTGCTCACTGAAAGCGCTTTTGCCTTGCTGGACCTCTTTGTATGGACTGTGCCGGCCACGATTGCGTTAATCTACGGGCGGACATACCGGGTTTTCGGCTTGGTATTGGCGGCCAATGTTGCTTCGATTTTCCTTGGCTATATACTAGGCGACCACCTTCTACTTTCTGAGCAATACCGGTTTACCAGCGGTTTGGTGGCCTCAGGAACCCTTTTCCTAACATTTCTCCTCTTACCCTGGCTGAGCGAATATCTGGACCAAAAATTTATCACTGATCATAAACCGCTATCCATCTCTCTTGCAGATAAGCTCACTTGCAGTGAACCACTCACCCCCCGGGAAGAGGAAATCCTATTACTTTTGCTTCAGGGTCACAGCAACAAAAAAACGGCTGCCCTATTGTTTATCAGCGAAAACACCCTCAAAACACATCTCAGACATATCTATGCCAAGTTGGGAATTTCCCACAAGCGGGAACTGTTTTCCCTGGTAGCCGAGAAAAGAAACGCCAAATGA
- the hcp gene encoding hydroxylamine reductase, with product MFCNQCEQTPTGGCTGAIGVCGKNEEIASLQDTIVLALKGIAAYSTHAAQLGHRDPEVDQIVNEALYMTLTNVNFNLEEHIAMALKVGTGTVRIMELLDKAHTQRLGVPKPVTVSSDKVEGHCVLVTGHNLFALEELLKQTAGKGINIYTHSEMLPAHSYPHLKKYPHLKGNVGKAWYDQRQLFQKFPGCILGTTNCLMPIIGDYADRFWSYDVAGLENVQKIENDDFGPLIEKTLSLEPANIDSDKTMVTGYHHESVLAIAPEIVTAVKEGKIRCFFVIAGCDAPGPGGNYYRELATSLPEDCVILTTSCGKFRFNDVDFGTVPDTNLPRYIDLGQCNNSGSAAKIAIALAEAFNCDINELPLSIVLSWFEQKAVAILLGLFSLGVKDIYIGPKAPEFVSAGVLKVLQDNFRLKLIGNAQEDLANMLV from the coding sequence ATGTTTTGCAATCAATGTGAACAAACACCCACTGGCGGCTGCACGGGGGCAATTGGTGTGTGCGGAAAAAACGAGGAAATTGCCAGTCTCCAGGATACAATTGTCCTGGCCCTTAAAGGGATTGCTGCCTATTCAACCCACGCGGCCCAGCTTGGACACCGGGACCCGGAAGTAGACCAAATTGTTAATGAAGCATTGTACATGACCCTGACCAACGTCAACTTCAATCTGGAAGAACATATTGCCATGGCTTTGAAAGTTGGCACAGGCACGGTTCGAATTATGGAATTACTGGACAAAGCGCATACTCAGCGCTTGGGCGTTCCGAAGCCGGTAACGGTTAGTTCCGACAAAGTCGAGGGTCATTGTGTTCTCGTCACCGGCCACAACCTATTTGCCCTGGAGGAATTGCTTAAACAAACTGCGGGCAAAGGGATCAATATCTACACCCATTCGGAAATGCTCCCTGCCCACAGTTATCCACATCTAAAAAAGTATCCCCACCTAAAAGGAAACGTAGGTAAAGCATGGTATGACCAGCGACAGCTGTTCCAAAAGTTCCCCGGCTGTATTCTGGGCACCACCAACTGTCTGATGCCCATCATCGGCGACTATGCTGACCGCTTTTGGTCTTATGATGTGGCTGGCCTTGAAAACGTGCAAAAGATTGAGAATGATGACTTTGGCCCGCTGATTGAAAAAACGCTTTCCCTGGAACCGGCAAATATAGACTCTGATAAAACAATGGTCACCGGCTACCATCATGAATCAGTGCTGGCTATTGCCCCGGAAATAGTGACGGCCGTTAAAGAAGGGAAAATTCGTTGTTTTTTTGTGATTGCCGGATGTGACGCCCCGGGCCCCGGTGGCAACTACTACCGTGAGCTGGCCACATCCCTGCCCGAGGACTGTGTAATTCTTACCACCTCCTGCGGCAAATTCCGCTTCAACGATGTCGATTTTGGCACAGTTCCAGACACCAATCTTCCCCGCTATATTGACCTTGGACAATGTAACAACTCGGGATCCGCCGCCAAGATTGCCATCGCCCTGGCAGAAGCCTTCAATTGTGATATCAACGAGCTGCCATTGAGCATCGTGCTCTCCTGGTTTGAGCAGAAAGCAGTGGCAATCTTGCTCGGTCTGTTCAGTCTTGGAGTCAAGGATATCTATATCGGACCGAAGGCGCCGGAATTTGTGTCCGCCGGCGTATTGAAAGTACTCCAGGACAATTTCAGGCTCAAGCTGATTGGCAATGCTCAAGAGGACCTGGCAAACATGCTTGTATAA
- a CDS encoding DNA repair exonuclease, whose amino-acid sequence MTLKILHTGDLHIGMRYGGYPEHVRTHLAEARVDVLRRLVAEANNRQCDLFVIAGDLFTTHKPKNSLIVEVTEIIKQFAGACTLILPGNHDYTDALSELWQTFVTHKGENTILLEDAARFSLDAFGLSVEIWPAPCTSLHSETNNLGWMHGQQADSERFNIGIAHGSVRGLSPDLDNSYFPMEVAELRALPPDLWLLGHSHVRYPDQNQVTGEQIFNAGTPEPDGLDCRHRGHAWIITVDAAGKVSAESTTCGQYRFMDLSYQLTKDFSVLEQELLTADADKSIARLTLTGNLPAEVLAERQNIYRKLAETLLHVDIRDSRLGLRLTPTMLDKEFTAGSFPHRLLKKLTADGEAMQIAYQLIKEVK is encoded by the coding sequence GTGACGCTAAAAATCCTGCATACAGGTGACTTACATATCGGAATGCGCTATGGCGGCTATCCTGAGCATGTGCGCACCCATTTAGCCGAGGCGCGGGTGGATGTGCTTCGTCGGTTGGTTGCAGAAGCCAACAACCGTCAATGCGACTTGTTTGTAATTGCCGGTGATTTGTTCACAACCCATAAGCCCAAAAATAGTCTGATTGTCGAAGTTACAGAGATTATCAAGCAATTTGCCGGCGCTTGCACACTGATCTTGCCGGGAAACCACGACTATACCGATGCATTGTCTGAACTCTGGCAGACTTTTGTCACCCACAAAGGAGAAAACACTATCCTGCTGGAGGATGCGGCCCGTTTCAGCTTGGATGCCTTCGGCCTCTCTGTCGAAATCTGGCCCGCACCCTGCACTTCACTACATTCGGAGACCAACAACCTAGGTTGGATGCACGGGCAACAAGCTGACTCTGAGCGCTTCAATATCGGTATTGCCCACGGCAGTGTGCGCGGCCTATCTCCGGATTTGGACAACTCTTATTTTCCCATGGAAGTTGCAGAGCTCAGGGCTTTGCCGCCTGATCTCTGGCTTTTGGGGCACAGCCACGTTCGCTACCCGGACCAAAATCAAGTGACCGGCGAGCAAATTTTCAACGCCGGCACACCGGAGCCCGACGGTCTCGATTGTCGTCACCGGGGCCATGCCTGGATTATTACGGTGGATGCCGCGGGAAAGGTGAGCGCCGAAAGTACCACTTGTGGTCAGTACCGGTTCATGGATCTCAGCTACCAATTGACTAAAGATTTCAGTGTGTTGGAACAGGAGTTGCTGACCGCTGACGCCGATAAGTCCATCGCCCGTCTGACTTTGACAGGTAATCTGCCGGCTGAGGTTCTGGCGGAGCGTCAGAACATCTACCGTAAACTTGCCGAAACACTCCTGCATGTGGATATCCGCGACTCTCGACTGGGACTGCGCTTGACGCCAACGATGTTGGATAAGGAGTTTACCGCCGGTTCTTTTCCCCACCGTTTATTGAAGAAGTTAACTGCTGACGGGGAAGCGATGCAAATCGCCTATCAGCTCATCAAAGAGGTGAAATGA
- a CDS encoding leucyl aminopeptidase, producing MEIKIYQGEPEPARLVTCFQDLEPVGLPQELHELVTDMQANDEFKGKFGETHTIRLKGTPRHVIVIGLGKQGELTLEQVRKIVGKAVKAALKLKTSGLDIFPAEFGDFAPPHLARAIAEAAELAAYKFDSYKSERQQPTLESVNLVWAESQEVPLALAEGKALATATSLARRLVNEPANKMTPAQLAAEAEAMGESNNIEVEILEEDRIQALGMEAFMSVARASTNRPRLIVMRHRGAPESDRMLALVGKGLTYDSGGLSIKPTEGMAFMKCDMGGAAAVVGAMAAIGEMKLPANVVGIVAACENMIAGNAYKPGDIIGSMGGKTIEVGNTDAEGRLTLADAITYAIREEKASHVLDIATLTGAALIALGDVHTAVLASDDSLFGELEYAAELSGEKIWRLPHDPEYKVLLKSDVADLRNTGTQRLAGTIAAGLFLQEFTEEKPWLHLDIAGTAWTSKEGDYSDKGGTGWGVRTLYHLAKQNG from the coding sequence ATGGAAATCAAAATCTACCAAGGTGAGCCAGAACCAGCGCGCCTGGTCACATGTTTTCAAGACCTTGAGCCTGTCGGTCTGCCCCAAGAGTTACATGAACTAGTAACTGATATGCAGGCCAATGATGAGTTCAAGGGTAAATTTGGCGAGACCCATACTATCCGCCTGAAAGGCACACCCCGGCATGTGATAGTTATTGGGCTGGGCAAACAGGGCGAGCTGACCCTGGAACAGGTGCGCAAAATAGTCGGCAAGGCAGTAAAAGCAGCCCTGAAGCTTAAAACTAGTGGTCTTGATATATTCCCGGCAGAGTTTGGCGATTTTGCCCCGCCCCATTTGGCAAGAGCTATCGCGGAAGCAGCGGAGCTGGCCGCCTACAAATTTGACAGCTACAAATCCGAGCGTCAGCAGCCGACCCTGGAATCTGTCAACCTGGTCTGGGCAGAAAGCCAGGAGGTCCCCCTGGCCCTGGCGGAAGGCAAGGCACTGGCCACAGCAACAAGCTTAGCCCGTCGCCTGGTTAATGAACCGGCGAACAAAATGACCCCGGCCCAACTGGCAGCTGAAGCGGAGGCAATGGGAGAAAGCAACAACATAGAAGTTGAAATCCTGGAAGAGGATAGAATTCAGGCACTGGGCATGGAAGCATTCATGTCCGTCGCCCGTGCTTCCACTAACCGCCCGCGCCTGATTGTCATGCGCCATCGGGGCGCCCCGGAGAGCGACCGGATGTTGGCGCTGGTTGGCAAAGGACTCACCTATGACTCCGGAGGTCTCAGCATCAAACCTACCGAGGGTATGGCATTTATGAAATGCGACATGGGGGGCGCCGCTGCAGTGGTGGGGGCAATGGCGGCCATCGGTGAAATGAAACTTCCGGCCAATGTGGTGGGCATCGTCGCTGCCTGCGAAAACATGATTGCCGGTAACGCCTACAAGCCCGGCGACATCATCGGCTCAATGGGCGGAAAAACAATTGAAGTGGGCAATACCGACGCTGAAGGACGCCTGACCTTGGCCGACGCGATTACCTATGCCATTCGGGAAGAAAAGGCCAGCCATGTCCTTGATATTGCGACATTAACCGGTGCGGCGTTAATTGCCCTGGGCGACGTCCACACTGCAGTACTGGCCAGCGATGACAGCCTGTTCGGCGAGCTGGAATATGCGGCGGAGCTTTCGGGCGAAAAAATCTGGCGCCTGCCCCACGATCCGGAATACAAGGTCTTGCTTAAGTCTGATGTGGCGGATCTGCGGAATACCGGCACCCAGCGCCTGGCCGGTACCATTGCTGCCGGCCTCTTCCTGCAGGAGTTCACTGAAGAAAAACCCTGGTTGCATTTGGATATCGCCGGCACCGCCTGGACCAGCAAGGAAGGTGATTATAGCGACAAAGGGGGCACCGGCTGGGGCGTGCGTACGCTCTACCACCTGGCCAAACAAAACGGATAA
- a CDS encoding CapA family protein, which produces MRRWLVLILIFLLSACVVEDEPEPPPVEPVTITFETDYRHPHVYLTLSEPESANEIVRNLTITPKVEYSVENEQAQISIVLHDWDYETEYTLTVAPFASKKQALPTEYVYKFETVPSVFKLVAVGDVMPAILTEKRVNEYDPGYPLAKIRERIKSGDLVFGNLEAPISDVGNPMDKAYVFRAKPFTIEVLLDGGFNLVSLANNHILDYGAEAMLDTIDLLDQHGIAHAGAGKDQAAAGAPVLREVNGVKVAMLAYTGAFPARLYPAWQAGPDTPGTAFYYDEDRLVEAVKSARELADVVIVSMHWGYEYTYATNAEQHRLGKLVVDSGADLVLGHHSHTPQGIEFYGGKPIVYSLGNFLFYPFATQKLCNETYILEAEINKDGVQAMSLVPVLLGDSQPFVPEGEELERMHELLTGLLGRYDTPWAIDGERVVISLDN; this is translated from the coding sequence TTGAGGCGTTGGCTTGTACTGATCTTAATTTTCTTGCTTAGCGCTTGTGTTGTTGAAGATGAACCGGAACCGCCGCCTGTGGAGCCGGTAACGATTACATTCGAAACAGATTACCGGCATCCGCACGTATACCTGACGCTGAGCGAACCGGAGTCAGCTAATGAAATTGTCCGGAATCTGACGATAACGCCCAAGGTGGAATATTCTGTAGAGAATGAGCAAGCTCAAATCTCAATTGTATTGCATGACTGGGACTATGAAACCGAATATACTTTGACAGTTGCGCCCTTTGCCAGTAAAAAGCAAGCATTGCCCACTGAATATGTGTACAAGTTTGAAACCGTCCCGTCGGTTTTTAAGCTTGTTGCCGTCGGTGATGTGATGCCAGCAATTCTCACTGAAAAGCGCGTTAACGAATATGACCCCGGGTACCCGTTGGCAAAGATTCGTGAACGCATCAAATCCGGCGACCTGGTGTTCGGCAATTTGGAAGCGCCAATTTCTGATGTCGGTAACCCTATGGACAAGGCCTATGTTTTCCGGGCCAAGCCATTCACCATTGAAGTGCTTCTTGATGGTGGGTTTAATCTTGTTTCGCTGGCAAACAACCATATCCTGGATTATGGAGCGGAGGCAATGTTGGACACGATTGATCTTCTGGACCAGCATGGTATTGCCCATGCGGGGGCCGGCAAAGATCAAGCTGCTGCCGGAGCGCCGGTATTGCGGGAGGTAAACGGGGTAAAAGTTGCCATGCTGGCTTACACAGGCGCTTTTCCCGCCAGGCTATATCCCGCCTGGCAGGCAGGGCCAGATACACCCGGAACGGCATTTTATTATGACGAGGATAGGCTGGTGGAGGCTGTCAAAAGCGCTCGCGAGCTTGCCGATGTGGTTATTGTTTCTATGCACTGGGGCTATGAATACACCTATGCTACCAACGCCGAGCAGCATCGATTGGGTAAACTGGTTGTCGACAGCGGCGCTGACCTGGTCCTGGGGCATCACAGTCATACGCCCCAGGGCATTGAGTTCTACGGAGGTAAACCGATAGTCTACAGTCTGGGGAATTTTTTGTTCTATCCCTTTGCCACCCAGAAACTTTGCAACGAGACTTATATTCTGGAAGCAGAAATTAATAAGGATGGGGTGCAGGCCATGAGTCTTGTGCCGGTACTGCTGGGAGATAGTCAGCCTTTTGTTCCCGAAGGTGAGGAACTGGAGCGTATGCACGAGCTCTTAACCGGTCTGTTGGGTCGCTACGACACGCCGTGGGCAATTGACGGTGAACGGGTTGTAATTTCTCTGGATAACTAA
- a CDS encoding glutamine--tRNA ligase/YqeY domain fusion protein, which translates to MSEEKSNFILAIINKDREEGKHDGVVHTRFPPEPNGWLHIGHAKAILLNYSIAEMYGGKFNLRFDDTNPIKEDQEFVDSILNDIHWLGADWEDRLFFASDYFDIKYEFARRLIKAGRAYVCDLNPEQIREYRGTLTEPGRESPYRSRSVEENLDLFERMKNGEFPDGSRVLRAKIDMSSGNLNMRDPVLYRILHAHHHRTGDKWCIYPMYDYDHPFSDAVEGITHSLCSIEYSDHRPLYDWVVDNALELIPEHVASRSNQYEFARLNISYTVLSKRKLRRLVEEGFVEGWDDPRMPTVAGLRRRGVTSRAIRDFCDRIGVARSDSTVDLALLEHCIREDLSDSHRVMAVLAPLKVVITNWPEDEVEWLELENLPGDESAGTRKLPFGREIYIEQDDFMEEPVKKFHRLAPGKEVRLKGAYVIECQEVIKDGAGNITELRCTYDPQTKSGQDTSGKKVKGVIHWVSAAHGIPATVHHYENLFITENPEEGEDFTTNINPDSLQTVTAIVEPTVAEAEPGSRFQFMRKGYFYRDPQADGPVFNRTVGLRDTWAKKKK; encoded by the coding sequence ATGAGCGAAGAAAAGAGTAATTTTATATTGGCCATCATTAATAAAGACCGGGAGGAAGGGAAGCACGACGGTGTCGTCCATACACGGTTTCCGCCTGAGCCCAATGGTTGGCTGCACATCGGCCATGCCAAGGCCATTCTTTTAAACTACAGCATTGCGGAAATGTATGGGGGTAAGTTCAACCTCCGTTTTGATGATACCAACCCAATCAAGGAAGACCAGGAATTTGTGGATTCAATTCTCAACGATATCCACTGGTTGGGCGCCGACTGGGAGGACCGGTTATTCTTTGCCTCCGACTATTTCGATATTAAATATGAGTTCGCCCGACGCCTGATAAAAGCGGGTCGGGCTTATGTTTGCGACCTAAATCCTGAGCAAATCAGAGAATACCGGGGGACCCTCACCGAGCCCGGTAGGGAAAGTCCCTACCGCAGTCGTTCAGTGGAGGAGAACTTAGATTTGTTCGAACGTATGAAGAATGGCGAGTTCCCCGACGGCTCCCGGGTGCTTCGGGCTAAAATTGATATGAGTTCCGGCAATTTGAACATGCGTGACCCGGTTCTCTACCGGATTCTCCATGCCCACCATCATCGCACCGGCGACAAATGGTGCATTTACCCGATGTATGATTATGACCACCCCTTCTCCGACGCTGTCGAGGGGATTACCCATTCGCTGTGTTCGATAGAGTACTCGGACCATAGGCCATTATATGACTGGGTGGTGGATAATGCCTTGGAGCTGATTCCCGAACATGTGGCCAGTCGCTCCAACCAATACGAATTTGCCCGCCTGAACATCTCCTACACTGTGCTCAGCAAGCGCAAGCTGCGCCGCCTGGTGGAAGAGGGTTTTGTGGAAGGTTGGGACGACCCGCGGATGCCTACCGTTGCCGGTCTCCGTCGTCGTGGTGTCACTTCCCGCGCCATCCGGGACTTCTGTGACCGTATCGGCGTTGCTCGGTCAGACAGCACTGTAGACCTAGCGCTGCTGGAACACTGCATTCGGGAGGACCTCAGCGACAGTCACCGGGTGATGGCAGTGCTGGCTCCGTTGAAGGTGGTTATCACAAACTGGCCCGAGGACGAGGTTGAATGGTTGGAGCTGGAGAACCTGCCAGGCGACGAAAGCGCCGGCACTCGCAAACTGCCCTTTGGCCGGGAGATCTATATCGAGCAGGATGACTTTATGGAGGAACCGGTGAAAAAGTTCCACCGGCTGGCGCCGGGCAAAGAGGTGCGGCTCAAGGGGGCCTATGTGATTGAGTGCCAGGAAGTTATCAAAGACGGTGCGGGCAATATCACCGAACTTCGTTGCACTTACGATCCGCAAACTAAGAGCGGACAGGATACCAGCGGCAAAAAGGTCAAGGGTGTAATTCACTGGGTATCCGCAGCCCATGGCATACCGGCAACGGTTCACCATTATGAAAACCTATTCATCACTGAAAACCCCGAGGAAGGCGAAGATTTTACGACAAATATCAACCCCGATTCTTTGCAGACAGTGACAGCCATAGTCGAGCCGACAGTGGCGGAAGCTGAGCCGGGCAGTCGCTTCCAGTTCATGCGCAAGGGGTATTTCTACCGCGATCCCCAAGCAGATGGACCAGTGTTTAACCGCACCGTTGGTTTGCGGGATACCTGGGCAAAGAAAAAGAAATAA
- a CDS encoding AbrB family transcriptional regulator — MGVLIMTDILILVGLGCCGWGAFKLLRLPVAPLLGTIAVVGTMRILQLPLPDTPGFVTPAVQITLGIYIGTKVTRDTVRELKKLLVPATVISAWALTVIFVFGFLLSRLTWLDSFTAILSSSMGGLPEMMVLALATDADTAVIIMMSTARMLATIAIFPIIFNSWFKLHKQNGSDEGEVTETEANLTLRQAISQQVQTVWSARADIIPLTARSLLTVGIALAGGMLVEAIGVPAGIMVGGMFSVAIATVSGAPVASFNPKLFAPLLVFVGIMVTENFTPETARMLASGSLLAPVLISTTLIFMSSLLVGRIIHKLSGWDMPTSFLAAAPGGFTIMTTLAIKYDKDPFSVSMLHLVRLMAIKAFVPLIFMFLI; from the coding sequence ATGGGAGTCTTGATAATGACAGATATTTTGATACTTGTTGGCCTGGGGTGTTGCGGTTGGGGCGCGTTTAAGCTTCTAAGATTGCCGGTGGCGCCGCTTTTGGGGACAATTGCGGTGGTGGGGACGATGAGGATTCTCCAGTTGCCACTTCCAGATACCCCCGGTTTTGTTACCCCGGCGGTGCAGATTACCCTGGGGATTTATATTGGCACCAAGGTCACCCGGGACACCGTCCGGGAATTGAAAAAGCTGCTGGTGCCCGCAACGGTAATCAGCGCCTGGGCCCTGACAGTAATTTTTGTGTTCGGCTTCCTGCTTTCACGACTTACCTGGTTGGATTCGTTTACGGCGATTCTTTCGTCCAGCATGGGCGGCTTGCCGGAAATGATGGTATTAGCGTTGGCTACTGATGCCGATACGGCTGTGATTATTATGATGTCTACGGCCAGAATGTTGGCCACGATCGCAATCTTCCCTATTATTTTTAACTCCTGGTTCAAACTGCATAAGCAGAATGGTTCAGATGAAGGAGAAGTAACGGAAACGGAAGCTAATTTGACATTGAGGCAAGCTATTAGCCAGCAGGTACAAACTGTCTGGAGTGCCCGGGCAGATATTATCCCGTTAACCGCCAGGAGTCTGCTGACGGTGGGAATTGCACTCGCTGGCGGGATGCTGGTGGAGGCAATTGGGGTTCCCGCTGGCATCATGGTCGGCGGCATGTTTTCTGTTGCAATTGCCACAGTTAGCGGAGCGCCAGTGGCCAGTTTTAATCCAAAATTATTTGCCCCGCTTCTGGTGTTTGTTGGGATTATGGTTACAGAGAATTTTACCCCTGAGACCGCCAGAATGTTGGCCTCCGGTTCACTGTTGGCGCCGGTGCTGATTTCCACAACATTGATCTTTATGAGTTCTCTGCTGGTGGGCCGTATAATCCATAAGCTCAGTGGTTGGGATATGCCAACAAGCTTTCTGGCGGCTGCCCCCGGTGGTTTTACAATCATGACCACGCTGGCGATAAAATATGACAAGGATCCCTTTTCGGTATCGATGCTCCATTTGGTGCGTTTGATGGCAATTAAGGCGTTTGTGCCCTTGATCTTTATGTTCTTGATTTAG